The nucleotide window AAAGAAATAAAACCCGAACTCTTGGGCGACCCAAATATCATCGAGCAATTCAAAAGCGAAGCCCGTCACGTTGCAAAAATGAACCATCAAAATATCGTGCATATTTTTGATTTCGTTCAAGAGGAAGGGAATTTCTATATAATAATGGAATATATTGATGGTCTGGACTTAAGCGCCTTGATTCAGAATTGTATGAAAAAAGGCACCTTTATTCCTCAACACATAACTCTACACATCATAGCCGAGGTATGCAAAGCCCTGGATTATGCCCATAACTGCCGCAACACAGACAACAACGAACCTTTAAATTTAGTCCACCAGGATATCTCGCCGAGTAACATAATGATTTCAAAAACCGGACAAATTAAGGTTATTGATTTCGGCCTGACCGGGACTCATGAAAAAAAATTTGCAGACGACACCCTATTGTTTGTCCGTGGGAAACTGCAATACATGTCGCCCGAACATGTAAACAATGAACAAAAACTTGACCGCCGCTCCGACATTTTTTCATTGGGCCTAGTGCTCTATGAAGCTTTGGAAGGAAAAAGATTTTTTCATTTACAGAGTGCTCAAAAAATAATTGAAACACTGAGAAACGGCAAACTCAAAGTAAGAGATCTAAGGCTTACCCCAAAACCTTTGCGCAAGATTGTAAAAAAGGCTCTGGAAAAATCGCCGGATGAGCGCTACCAAAATTCAAATCTGTTTTTCATTGACCTTGTAACTCACCTCGCTTCTACCACAGACATCACATCAATTGATTCAGAGCTGATCAATTTCATCAGACAACATACTCAAACTAATGGCAGCAGCCGCTCCCCTCTTGCGGACGAAAAACCTGATATTTTAGATTCACTTTTGGAAGAGTACGACAATGAAGCAGACAACCTTGAACGACCGCCAGAAGAAATGACTTCTGCAAGAACTTTAGAAAAAAAACTTCGGCCCGCCGTGGAACCCGCGGCTGGAATCCTGGCCGATAAACCAGCTGATAGTATTACAAGCTACTTTGAAGGAGAAGATGACGTCAAAACAATAATCGACGTCATTCGTCTTTCCGAACGTGGCAATAAAAAATCATTGGTCCGCGGCGGGATTGCGGCAGCGGGATTGCTCATACTTTTCTTCTTTTTGGATATTGCATTTCAATGGACCGCCAGCGGTACAGCACTCTACGATTTTATTTTTCCTCCGGCGATAAAAATCACTTCGGTACCCTCAGGCGCTAAAGTCTATTTAAACGAAAAAATACAGGCCGGCGCGACGCCAATCACGATCGACAAAATTCAACCCGGCGTCTATCAATTAAAACTCACTATAGACAAGTACAACCCGATTGTTAAATCGCTGCTTATTCCGAGTAAAGGAGATATCAAAATACTGGGTGAGCAAAGTCGTCATGGAAATCAGCCTTATAATTTCAAATTTAAGACAAACTTAGAGCTTACCTCCACCCCACCTGATGCGCAAGTCTTTATAAACAATATTAAATATGGCCTTAATACGCCGTGCTCGATTACCTGGGAGGTAGGTGAAACTTGTGAAATTGAATTAAGAAAAGCGGGATTTAAAGACTTGACCGGTTTTAGTTTGGATACTGAAAACATGATCGAAGAAATCGATGACAGAAGAATCTGGAAATTTGAAATTGAGGAGAAACCAACTGTTCGATATAAGCTTGCTGGACTTTTTGGGAAACATATCACAATCAACTCCAAACCTTCAAATGCAGAAATTTATTTAGATGGCAATACCAAATCGATTGGCAAAACAGGAATAAACACCAAAGTTTTCCTAACTGCGTTATCTCACAAACTTGTTATCAAAAAGAAAAGATACAATTCAAAAACCATTACGTTAAATGTAAACGAATCCACACCTGAAGAAATTTTTGCCACCCTTACGAGACCGGTAAGATTTCTTGCATATGACGCTACAAACGGAAAAGACAAAGACTTGGGGGCAATCGTCTCCAGGCTGAAAAGAAACGGCAAAACCGTCATGAAAGGAAGGCGAACGCCTTTTAAAATAAATTTACAGGCTGAAAATTACACCGCGGTTTTTTCAAAAGAAGGATTCAAGGATGTTACTGTGAAAATAGCAAAAAACGACGAGGCTGTGGTTGCCAAGTTAGAG belongs to candidate division KSB1 bacterium and includes:
- a CDS encoding serine/threonine protein kinase, with protein sequence MTEVRILNNRYQILSVIKEGGFGIIYKGYDNVLGKDVTIKEIKPELLGDPNIIEQFKSEARHVAKMNHQNIVHIFDFVQEEGNFYIIMEYIDGLDLSALIQNCMKKGTFIPQHITLHIIAEVCKALDYAHNCRNTDNNEPLNLVHQDISPSNIMISKTGQIKVIDFGLTGTHEKKFADDTLLFVRGKLQYMSPEHVNNEQKLDRRSDIFSLGLVLYEALEGKRFFHLQSAQKIIETLRNGKLKVRDLRLTPKPLRKIVKKALEKSPDERYQNSNLFFIDLVTHLASTTDITSIDSELINFIRQHTQTNGSSRSPLADEKPDILDSLLEEYDNEADNLERPPEEMTSARTLEKKLRPAVEPAAGILADKPADSITSYFEGEDDVKTIIDVIRLSERGNKKSLVRGGIAAAGLLILFFFLDIAFQWTASGTALYDFIFPPAIKITSVPSGAKVYLNEKIQAGATPITIDKIQPGVYQLKLTIDKYNPIVKSLLIPSKGDIKILGEQSRHGNQPYNFKFKTNLELTSTPPDAQVFINNIKYGLNTPCSITWEVGETCEIELRKAGFKDLTGFSLDTENMIEEIDDRRIWKFEIEEKPTVRYKLAGLFGKHITINSKPSNAEIYLDGNTKSIGKTGINTKVFLTALSHKLVIKKKRYNSKTITLNVNESTPEEIFATLTRPVRFLAYDATNGKDKDLGAIVSRLKRNGKTVMKGRRTPFKINLQAENYTAVFSKEGFKDVTVKIAKNDEAVVAKLEPLEGPFSIIILDDELNLPISAVEIRFKSLDDPGNSKVFFDITDSEGTCTGGLMPGLYVLKTRKNGYAYQEKSVMIEASDLNLIELTLRKL